The following are encoded together in the Proteiniphilum saccharofermentans genome:
- a CDS encoding dihydrolipoamide acetyltransferase, whose protein sequence is MENKRFRATPAARALAKRLGVDLLSVTGTGYKGRIHKDDIANFNYEEKTHISPLARHIAEVHNIDLKGVKGSGHRNKIMKDDVLQLISDPDLKARFTLNDFGEVFVPKAGQAAAGPSAEVSQKAPAAAVSQGAPVTSVAGETETVPMTQMRKIIAKRMSESFFGIPTFIQTWEVDMTELLALRKRLIEPIQEKTGKKLTVTDLISLAVVKMLLKHKYINASLNPEGTEMTFHNYVNLGVAVGLDEGLLVPVVKNADKMSLSEFVVALKDLTERTFSKKLLPDEQAGSTFTISNLGMYPVDEFTAIINQPNAAILSVASTKEKLVPVNGEAVVRPIMKMSLTSDHRIIDGLTAAKFMTDLKKLMEDPITLLI, encoded by the coding sequence ATGGAAAATAAAAGATTCAGGGCAACACCGGCGGCGAGGGCTTTGGCCAAACGTCTGGGTGTGGATCTGCTCAGTGTGACCGGTACCGGTTACAAAGGGCGCATCCATAAAGACGATATAGCCAACTTCAATTACGAGGAGAAAACACATATTTCTCCGCTTGCCCGCCATATTGCCGAAGTACACAATATAGACCTGAAAGGGGTAAAAGGATCGGGACACCGCAACAAGATAATGAAAGACGATGTGTTACAGTTGATCTCTGATCCCGACTTGAAAGCCCGATTCACGCTTAATGACTTTGGTGAAGTATTTGTTCCCAAAGCAGGTCAGGCTGCAGCCGGCCCCTCGGCAGAAGTGTCGCAGAAAGCACCTGCGGCAGCCGTATCACAGGGTGCCCCGGTTACATCGGTTGCAGGTGAAACCGAAACTGTACCGATGACCCAGATGCGGAAGATTATCGCCAAACGGATGTCGGAAAGTTTCTTCGGAATCCCCACTTTTATCCAGACATGGGAAGTGGATATGACTGAATTGCTGGCATTGCGTAAGCGGTTGATAGAACCAATACAGGAGAAGACCGGAAAGAAACTTACTGTGACTGACCTGATCTCCCTCGCTGTAGTGAAAATGCTGTTAAAACACAAATATATCAATGCCAGCCTTAATCCGGAAGGAACGGAAATGACCTTCCATAATTATGTAAATCTGGGAGTGGCGGTAGGTCTGGATGAAGGGCTATTGGTGCCTGTGGTGAAGAATGCCGATAAGATGTCGCTCAGCGAATTTGTAGTGGCATTGAAGGATCTGACGGAACGCACTTTTTCTAAGAAGTTACTACCGGATGAACAGGCAGGGAGTACATTTACGATCAGCAACCTGGGGATGTATCCCGTGGATGAGTTTACTGCCATCATCAACCAGCCTAACGCGGCCATCCTGAGTGTTGCTTCTACTAAGGAGAAACTTGTGCCGGTAAATGGCGAAGCGGTCGTACGGCCTATCATGAAGATGAGCCTTACCAGCGATCACCGTATTATAGACGGACTCACGGCAGCGAAATTCATGACCGATCTGAAAAAATTGATGGAAGATCCGATCACTTTATTGATTTAA
- a CDS encoding alpha-ketoacid dehydrogenase subunit beta, whose translation MENKTKLMSVRDAIIMAMSEEMRRDENVFLMGEDVGIFGGDFGTSVGMLEEFGKERVRDTPISENAISGAAIGAAMTGMRPIVDVTFMDFIVYMMDNIVNQAAKTRYMYGGKGQIPVVFRAAAGGGVGSAAQHSQSLEAWFTHIPGLKVIAPGTPADVKGLLKAAVRDNNPVIFLEYKAQYNMKGEVPLDPEFVLPIGKADIKKEGKDVTVITYGRMLERVMQAANEVEETEGVSVEVVDLRTLAPLDKEAVLESVKKTGKVLLVNDAHKTGGFIGEVAAMIAESDAFDYLDGRILRLAGEDVPIPYNQTLEAAMIPNVERIKKYILKLVNNR comes from the coding sequence ATGGAAAATAAAACAAAGCTCATGTCTGTCCGTGATGCCATCATCATGGCAATGTCGGAAGAGATGCGTCGTGATGAGAATGTATTCCTGATGGGAGAAGATGTGGGTATTTTCGGAGGTGACTTCGGTACATCGGTAGGAATGCTCGAGGAGTTCGGCAAAGAACGTGTGCGTGATACTCCTATTTCAGAAAATGCCATTTCCGGAGCGGCCATAGGCGCTGCCATGACCGGGATGCGCCCTATTGTGGATGTGACATTTATGGACTTTATTGTCTATATGATGGATAATATTGTGAATCAGGCTGCCAAAACAAGATATATGTATGGCGGGAAAGGGCAGATACCGGTGGTATTCCGTGCCGCGGCGGGAGGTGGTGTCGGCTCTGCCGCACAACACTCTCAATCGCTTGAAGCCTGGTTTACCCATATCCCCGGACTCAAAGTGATTGCCCCGGGCACGCCGGCCGATGTAAAGGGATTGCTCAAGGCGGCAGTCCGCGACAATAATCCGGTGATCTTCCTCGAATATAAGGCACAATATAATATGAAGGGTGAGGTACCGCTTGATCCGGAGTTTGTATTGCCTATCGGGAAAGCCGATATCAAAAAAGAAGGAAAAGATGTCACCGTCATCACCTATGGACGTATGCTGGAGCGTGTGATGCAGGCTGCGAACGAGGTAGAGGAAACCGAAGGGGTGAGTGTGGAGGTCGTAGACCTGCGTACGCTGGCACCCCTCGATAAAGAGGCTGTGCTCGAGTCGGTGAAAAAAACCGGTAAAGTATTGCTGGTAAACGATGCACATAAAACGGGCGGTTTTATTGGCGAAGTAGCGGCGATGATTGCGGAGAGCGATGCGTTCGATTACCTTGACGGACGTATATTGCGCCTTGCCGGTGAGGATGTACCCATTCCCTACAACCAGACATTGGAAGCGGCTATGATACCCAATGTGGAGCGGATCAAGAAGTACATTCTCAAATTAGTGAATAACCGATAA
- a CDS encoding thiamine pyrophosphate-dependent dehydrogenase E1 component subunit alpha, giving the protein MLHMHRLMLDIRNFDSRVNRLVKKGKIPGMTHFSIGEEAANVGAIGAIKAGFDLITSNHRGHGQSIALEIDLNGMMAEIMGKATGTCKGKGGSMHIADLDGGNLGANGIVGGGMGMAIGAALTQKMKKTGKIVLCCFGDGACNEGTFHETLNMASIWKLPVIFYSINNMYGISTPIKDVINIDYNYQRACAYGIPGHFIEDGNDLLAVYNKFEEIVQYVRDGNGPVLVEAVTYRWLGHSTSDPGKYRTKEEVDEWKKRDPIDRFKKHLLENKIATAQEIEALEQASLAAVEESEKFALSSPEPTLESAFEDIFAD; this is encoded by the coding sequence ATGCTGCACATGCATCGGTTGATGCTTGATATCCGTAATTTCGATAGCAGGGTAAACCGGCTTGTAAAAAAAGGAAAGATACCCGGGATGACACATTTTTCCATAGGGGAGGAAGCAGCCAATGTGGGTGCTATTGGTGCGATAAAGGCCGGATTCGACCTGATTACTTCCAATCATCGCGGACATGGACAGAGTATTGCGTTAGAGATAGACCTCAACGGAATGATGGCGGAGATTATGGGAAAGGCCACCGGAACTTGTAAGGGAAAGGGTGGTTCCATGCATATTGCCGATCTCGACGGAGGAAATTTAGGTGCGAATGGTATTGTAGGCGGAGGAATGGGAATGGCCATTGGTGCCGCACTCACCCAGAAAATGAAAAAAACCGGAAAGATTGTTCTCTGCTGTTTTGGCGATGGAGCATGTAACGAGGGAACTTTCCACGAAACGTTAAATATGGCTTCTATCTGGAAATTGCCGGTGATCTTCTACTCTATTAATAATATGTATGGCATCAGTACACCTATCAAGGATGTAATCAATATCGACTACAATTACCAACGGGCTTGTGCTTACGGTATTCCCGGGCATTTTATTGAGGATGGTAATGACTTGCTTGCCGTTTATAATAAATTCGAAGAGATAGTACAGTATGTACGTGATGGTAACGGTCCGGTTCTGGTAGAGGCGGTCACTTACCGTTGGTTAGGGCACTCTACGTCTGATCCCGGAAAATACCGTACCAAAGAAGAGGTGGATGAATGGAAGAAAAGAGATCCTATCGATCGTTTCAAAAAACACCTTCTCGAGAATAAAATAGCTACCGCACAGGAGATAGAAGCGTTAGAACAGGCGTCACTGGCAGCGGTAGAAGAGTCAGAGAAATTTGCATTGAGCAGTCCGGAACCGACATTGGAGTCGGCGTTCGAAGATATCTTTGCAGACTAA
- a CDS encoding RrF2 family transcriptional regulator: MFSKTCEYGIRATLYIASQSLKGKRVKIGDIVENIGSPEAFTGKILGLLSKSGIVESYTGPNGGFEIKRENLHGITMADIVRAIDGNTFFEGCALGLNHCDETRPCPIHYSVEEIRKEMRGVLQNTTAYELAVGIKNRETLLKR, encoded by the coding sequence ATGTTCTCGAAAACTTGCGAATATGGAATAAGAGCCACTCTCTATATTGCCTCCCAATCATTGAAGGGAAAAAGGGTCAAAATCGGTGATATTGTAGAGAATATCGGCTCTCCGGAAGCATTTACGGGAAAAATACTGGGATTGTTATCAAAAAGTGGTATTGTGGAATCCTATACAGGGCCCAATGGAGGATTTGAAATCAAACGTGAAAATTTGCATGGTATCACTATGGCAGACATAGTCAGGGCAATCGATGGAAATACTTTTTTTGAAGGCTGCGCACTGGGATTGAACCATTGCGATGAAACACGCCCTTGCCCTATACACTATTCTGTGGAAGAGATCAGAAAAGAAATGAGAGGAGTCCTGCAAAATACCACTGCTTATGAACTGGCAGTAGGAATTAAAAACAGGGAAACCCTATTGAAGCGGTAA
- a CDS encoding nitric-oxide reductase large subunit: protein MTQKKLWIAFALVVGISFAVLLFYGVQIYQQAPPVPEKVTNETGEVLFTGNDIKDGQNIWQSIGGQEIGTVWGHGAYVAPDWTADYLHREAQYLLNKWSQADYGKEFDALATADKASLESRLQEFLRVNTYDAATGTLTIHSERYEAFLHNKQHYAGLFMDDPALDKLRSDYAIAKNTIKSEERMDKMVQFFFWASWACVTERPGSDVTYTHNWPPDEQIGNVPTSDLVLWTGFSIIMLLLGIGIMIFVQARSRQEETLKPVEDPLMNQTITPSMWAVKKYFWIVNLLILVQVLLGVITAHYGVEGDGFYGIDIAKFIPYSITRTWHIQLAIFWIATAWLATGLYIAPSLNGRDPKFQKLGVNLLFIALLIVVAGSMTGQWFGVMQRLNLVNNFWFGHQGYEYVDLGRFWQLLLVVGLFLWLALMVRPILPIIKKGTSERGLLILFLISCAAIALFYGAGLMWGRTTNLAVAEYWRWWVVHLWVEGFFEVFATVVAAFLFTRMGLLGIKSATNNVLFATVIFLTGGILGTFHHLYFTGTPTAVMALGATFSALEVVPLVLIGFEAYHNYRMSKATEWLADYKWPIYFLLSVSFWNFLGAGIFGFIINPPIALYYMQGLNTTPVHGHAALFGVYGMLGIGLILFVLRSMYRKQKWNNKLISFTFWTLNIGLLLMVVLSLLPVGLMQTVASVKEGMWYARSAEFMQQPLVSVFKWLRIVGDTVFAIGTLALFWFVYTLTIKKK from the coding sequence ATGACACAGAAAAAATTGTGGATTGCATTTGCACTGGTGGTAGGCATTTCATTTGCCGTATTGCTGTTTTACGGCGTCCAGATCTATCAACAGGCTCCGCCCGTACCCGAAAAAGTGACTAACGAGACGGGCGAGGTGTTATTTACAGGTAATGACATCAAAGACGGCCAGAATATCTGGCAAAGTATCGGCGGACAGGAAATAGGAACCGTATGGGGCCATGGTGCGTACGTGGCACCCGACTGGACAGCCGACTATCTGCACAGGGAAGCCCAGTATCTCCTGAACAAATGGTCTCAGGCCGACTACGGAAAAGAGTTTGATGCATTGGCCACTGCCGACAAGGCCTCATTGGAGTCGAGGTTGCAGGAGTTCCTTAGGGTAAACACCTATGATGCTGCAACCGGGACACTCACTATTCACAGCGAACGATATGAGGCATTCCTGCACAATAAGCAACATTATGCAGGACTCTTTATGGATGATCCGGCACTGGATAAACTCCGTTCCGATTATGCCATTGCGAAAAACACCATCAAATCGGAAGAGAGGATGGATAAAATGGTGCAGTTCTTTTTCTGGGCCTCCTGGGCATGCGTCACGGAACGTCCCGGTTCGGACGTAACCTATACGCACAACTGGCCTCCGGACGAGCAGATAGGTAATGTGCCGACCAGTGATCTGGTGCTTTGGACAGGATTCAGTATTATCATGCTGCTTTTAGGGATTGGTATCATGATCTTTGTACAGGCACGCAGCCGCCAGGAGGAGACGCTTAAACCGGTGGAAGACCCATTGATGAACCAGACCATCACCCCGTCGATGTGGGCGGTAAAGAAATATTTCTGGATTGTGAACCTGCTGATCCTGGTACAAGTACTGCTGGGCGTGATCACTGCACACTACGGAGTGGAAGGAGATGGTTTTTACGGCATCGACATCGCTAAATTCATCCCCTACTCCATCACCCGTACCTGGCATATCCAACTGGCCATCTTCTGGATAGCTACTGCATGGCTTGCCACCGGATTATATATTGCCCCTTCGTTAAATGGAAGGGACCCGAAATTTCAGAAACTGGGGGTAAACCTACTTTTTATCGCCTTGCTTATCGTGGTGGCAGGCTCCATGACCGGGCAATGGTTCGGAGTAATGCAACGGCTCAATCTTGTCAATAATTTCTGGTTCGGGCATCAGGGATATGAATATGTGGATTTAGGCCGTTTCTGGCAATTACTCCTGGTAGTAGGCCTGTTCCTTTGGCTGGCGCTGATGGTCCGGCCTATCCTGCCAATCATCAAAAAGGGAACATCAGAAAGAGGATTGCTGATCCTGTTCCTGATCTCCTGTGCCGCCATTGCGTTATTCTATGGTGCGGGGCTTATGTGGGGACGGACAACCAACCTGGCTGTTGCCGAATACTGGCGCTGGTGGGTAGTCCATCTCTGGGTAGAAGGCTTCTTTGAGGTGTTCGCTACCGTGGTGGCTGCTTTCCTCTTTACACGCATGGGACTACTTGGTATCAAATCGGCGACCAACAATGTGCTTTTTGCCACTGTTATCTTCCTCACCGGGGGTATTCTGGGAACCTTCCATCACCTTTATTTCACCGGGACGCCGACAGCGGTCATGGCACTGGGTGCCACGTTCAGTGCACTCGAAGTGGTGCCGCTGGTGTTAATCGGGTTTGAAGCCTATCACAACTACCGGATGAGCAAAGCCACCGAATGGCTGGCGGATTACAAATGGCCTATCTACTTCCTTCTTTCGGTCTCCTTCTGGAACTTCCTAGGGGCCGGGATCTTCGGATTCATCATTAATCCACCCATCGCCCTCTACTATATGCAGGGATTGAACACAACACCGGTACACGGCCATGCAGCACTCTTCGGGGTTTATGGCATGTTAGGTATCGGGCTCATCCTGTTCGTATTGCGCAGTATGTACCGGAAACAGAAATGGAACAATAAGCTGATCTCATTCACCTTCTGGACACTCAATATCGGATTGCTGTTGATGGTTGTACTGAGCTTGCTGCCGGTCGGCCTGATGCAAACCGTAGCCAGTGTCAAGGAAGGAATGTGGTATGCCCGTTCCGCCGAATTCATGCAGCAACCGCTGGTGAGTGTATTTAAATGGTTACGCATTGTAGGCGACACTGTCTTTGCAATAGGCACCCTCGCCCTCTTCTGGTTTGTATACACATTAACAATAAAGAAAAAATAA
- the ric gene encoding iron-sulfur cluster repair di-iron protein → MVINSQSIVGKIVAENYKAASIFKKYNIDFCCNGNRTIADACNKKQIDENRLIDELSETINTKEAGDIDVKLFPLDLLTDYIEKTHHRYVEKKIPEITPFLQKVVSVHSGSHPELIEVEQLFFDSTKDLSAHMKKEELMLFPYIRLLVKTQLSDGKKPQTGIGSAATYIEQMEQEHTAEGERFRRISGLTGNYTPPEDACNTYRVTLSLLKEFEEDLHRHIHLENNILFPRSIQLEQQLER, encoded by the coding sequence ATGGTTATAAACAGTCAAAGTATCGTAGGTAAAATCGTAGCTGAGAACTACAAAGCAGCATCAATATTCAAGAAATACAATATAGATTTCTGTTGCAATGGGAACAGGACAATAGCAGACGCATGCAATAAAAAACAGATAGATGAAAACAGGCTTATCGATGAACTTTCTGAAACGATAAATACTAAGGAGGCCGGTGATATCGACGTGAAATTGTTTCCTCTTGACCTACTGACCGATTATATAGAGAAAACACACCATCGCTATGTGGAGAAGAAGATTCCGGAAATCACCCCGTTCCTTCAAAAAGTGGTCAGCGTCCATAGCGGCAGTCATCCCGAATTAATAGAAGTGGAACAACTATTTTTCGACTCGACAAAAGATCTTTCGGCTCATATGAAAAAAGAGGAATTGATGTTGTTTCCTTATATCCGCCTGTTGGTAAAGACCCAACTGTCTGATGGAAAGAAACCGCAGACGGGAATAGGGTCGGCTGCCACCTACATCGAACAGATGGAACAGGAACATACTGCCGAAGGGGAACGATTCAGGAGGATCAGCGGGTTGACCGGGAACTATACTCCTCCCGAAGATGCCTGCAATACCTACAGGGTGACACTGAGCTTGCTAAAGGAGTTCGAAGAGGATCTGCACCGCCACATTCATCTGGAGAACAATATCTTGTTTCCAAGATCAATTCAGTTGGAGCAACAACTGGAAAGATAG
- a CDS encoding thiamine diphosphokinase — translation MNKNKTVTTVIIANGRFPSHPVPLSCIREAEYIICCDGAANDFIARGGVPDAIVGDCDSISEENKIRFADILHPNPDQETNDLTKSVQFCVENGRQEIIIVGGTGKREDHTLGNISLLADYAELAEVIMVTNWGIFTPIHSITEFKSYKGEQVSIFSIDPKKLTTHNLKYPVEGRILTNWWQGSLNESLGDSFSIDPEGRVIVFQAYKQ, via the coding sequence ATGAACAAAAACAAGACCGTCACAACGGTAATTATTGCCAACGGGCGGTTTCCCAGCCACCCCGTTCCCCTCTCCTGTATCAGAGAGGCAGAGTATATTATCTGCTGCGATGGAGCGGCCAACGACTTCATCGCCCGGGGAGGGGTACCCGATGCCATTGTAGGTGACTGTGATTCGATCTCGGAAGAGAACAAGATCCGTTTTGCCGATATCCTCCATCCCAACCCCGACCAGGAAACAAATGATCTCACTAAATCAGTACAGTTTTGTGTTGAAAACGGCAGACAGGAAATTATTATTGTAGGTGGAACCGGAAAACGTGAAGACCACACCCTTGGGAACATATCGCTATTGGCCGACTATGCAGAGTTAGCAGAGGTCATCATGGTGACCAATTGGGGTATCTTCACACCCATTCACTCAATCACGGAGTTTAAAAGTTACAAGGGAGAACAGGTTTCCATTTTCTCCATCGACCCTAAAAAGCTCACCACACATAACCTCAAATATCCGGTCGAGGGAAGAATATTGACAAACTGGTGGCAGGGGTCATTAAATGAGTCGTTGGGAGATTCTTTCAGCATTGATCCTGAAGGAAGAGTTATTGTTTTCCAGGCATATAAACAATAG
- the recO gene encoding DNA repair protein RecO: MLFKTEGIVLGATSYSDTYSIAHLFTRDFGRVSYLLPISRGKKTKIRNSLFFPLSVLYLEVEHMPLRDVQRLKEVERQFPLYGLCTNMTKVSLAFFISEFLSFILRESDNNELTFDYLKNSIETLEATEKGLANFHLALMMGLTRFLGIYPNTEFTGNYSFFDLQHGEFVVNEPMHSYYLDRKESHYLRDLYRINYSNMHLFKLSRNNRNEIVDQLLDYYRLHIYNFPPLKSLEVLRELG; the protein is encoded by the coding sequence ATGTTATTCAAAACAGAAGGTATAGTACTCGGTGCCACTTCCTACAGTGACACCTATTCCATCGCTCATCTTTTTACGCGTGATTTTGGTCGGGTTTCCTACCTGTTGCCTATATCGCGTGGGAAAAAGACGAAAATCCGGAACTCACTTTTCTTTCCTTTGTCGGTGTTGTATCTGGAAGTCGAGCATATGCCGTTACGAGATGTTCAGAGGCTGAAAGAGGTGGAGAGGCAATTTCCGCTATACGGACTATGTACTAACATGACTAAGGTCTCTCTTGCTTTTTTTATTTCGGAGTTTTTATCGTTCATCCTCCGCGAATCGGACAACAACGAATTGACATTCGATTACCTGAAAAATTCGATAGAGACATTAGAGGCCACAGAAAAGGGATTAGCGAATTTCCATCTGGCGCTTATGATGGGATTGACACGTTTTCTGGGAATCTATCCCAACACGGAATTTACAGGGAATTATTCTTTCTTTGATCTGCAGCATGGAGAGTTCGTGGTAAATGAACCGATGCATTCTTATTATCTGGACAGGAAAGAGAGTCACTACCTGCGCGATCTTTATCGCATCAACTACAGCAATATGCATCTTTTTAAACTATCGCGGAATAACCGCAATGAGATTGTGGATCAATTGCTGGACTATTACCGGTTGCACATTTACAATTTTCCACCATTGAAGTCATTGGAAGTCTTGCGGGAGTTGGGATAG
- the rplS gene encoding 50S ribosomal protein L19: MDLIKIAEEAFAGEKKEFPKFKSGDTITVAYRIAEGNKERIQQYRGVVIKIAGHGDAKRFTVRKMSDNIGVERIFPMNSPFIDNIVLNSEGKVRRTKLYYLRKLRGKAARIKKKVY; this comes from the coding sequence ATGGATTTAATAAAGATCGCGGAAGAAGCTTTCGCGGGAGAAAAAAAAGAATTTCCCAAATTCAAGAGCGGTGACACGATCACAGTGGCTTATCGTATTGCTGAGGGGAACAAAGAGCGTATACAGCAATATCGCGGAGTGGTGATCAAGATCGCCGGTCACGGGGACGCCAAGCGTTTTACCGTAAGAAAAATGTCTGATAATATCGGTGTGGAACGTATCTTCCCGATGAACTCACCCTTTATTGATAATATTGTTCTTAACAGCGAAGGTAAAGTACGCAGGACAAAATTGTACTATCTGCGCAAACTGCGTGGAAAAGCTGCCCGCATCAAGAAAAAAGTATATTGA
- a CDS encoding 5'-nucleotidase C-terminal domain-containing protein, with the protein MRLKTMWIACMAILLLSCNQQYRIAEMSGTIVEMNSSFDTYPHRQMEELVQSYKTELDREMNVVIGRSTQFMDYKRPESLLTNLTSDVMKSYGDEHLPGGADIGVMNVHGHRATLPAGDVTIGNLYEIYSFDNTITFLELKGSDLKKMFDAYARIGGAGISSNVKLVIDKRKVKSVTIGGQPIDKNKIYHIVTLDYLAEGNDNMSAFRDAVSSVNTGITLRDVMIDWVKEQTRRGNEIESALDGRIVIR; encoded by the coding sequence ATGCGACTAAAAACAATGTGGATTGCCTGTATGGCAATCTTGCTTCTTTCTTGTAATCAGCAATACCGGATCGCGGAGATGTCCGGCACTATTGTCGAGATGAATTCTTCTTTCGACACATATCCTCACCGGCAGATGGAGGAGCTCGTGCAATCCTATAAGACAGAACTCGACCGGGAGATGAACGTAGTAATCGGCAGATCCACTCAATTCATGGATTACAAGAGGCCTGAAAGCCTGCTGACCAACCTCACTTCGGATGTTATGAAATCATATGGGGATGAACATTTGCCGGGTGGAGCAGATATAGGAGTGATGAATGTCCACGGACACCGCGCGACCCTCCCCGCGGGAGATGTGACCATAGGTAACCTTTACGAAATATACTCTTTCGACAATACCATCACCTTCCTGGAACTGAAGGGAAGTGACCTGAAAAAGATGTTCGACGCCTATGCGCGCATAGGAGGGGCTGGCATCTCTTCGAATGTGAAACTGGTTATCGACAAGAGAAAAGTAAAGAGTGTTACTATCGGCGGGCAACCCATTGATAAGAACAAAATTTACCACATCGTCACACTCGACTATCTGGCTGAAGGTAACGACAATATGAGTGCCTTCCGTGATGCTGTCAGCAGCGTTAACACTGGCATTACATTGCGTGATGTGATGATCGACTGGGTAAAAGAACAGACCCGGCGTGGTAACGAGATCGAGTCCGCACTCGATGGACGTATTGTAATTCGCTGA
- a CDS encoding bifunctional metallophosphatase/5'-nucleotidase has protein sequence MYSTNRLIILCLSLFLSFQAFPQKKIVILHTNDSHSRIEPLPETDRTAADKGGVVRRASYVDKVRKENKNVLLFDAGDFLQGTPYFNLFKGEVEVKAMNLMKYDAATLGNHEFDYGMEVLEEVVRKADFPIITSNYDFSRTALAGLVKPYIILKKDGVRIGVIGIGVRPQGLIAVENYKGMEFLDPVKTANKLAEQLRSQHKCDMVICLSHLGYPQDLMLAESTRNIDLIIGGHSHTYMKEPEIRKNLDNKEVMIYQTNGRGIYVGRIDVELEKTKR, from the coding sequence ATGTATTCAACAAATCGCCTTATCATACTCTGCCTCTCCCTGTTTCTTTCTTTTCAGGCATTCCCGCAAAAGAAGATTGTGATTCTTCATACCAACGACAGCCACAGTCGAATAGAACCTCTGCCTGAGACCGACAGGACAGCTGCCGACAAAGGAGGTGTGGTACGACGGGCCTCTTATGTGGATAAAGTCAGGAAAGAGAATAAAAACGTACTTCTCTTCGATGCAGGAGATTTCCTACAAGGTACACCCTATTTCAACCTTTTCAAAGGAGAAGTGGAAGTGAAAGCAATGAATCTGATGAAATATGATGCTGCCACGCTGGGTAACCATGAGTTCGATTACGGGATGGAAGTGCTCGAGGAGGTGGTACGTAAAGCCGATTTCCCTATTATCACCAGTAATTACGATTTTTCCCGGACAGCATTGGCAGGACTCGTTAAACCCTATATTATCCTGAAAAAAGATGGCGTTCGTATAGGTGTCATCGGTATCGGCGTGCGTCCGCAGGGATTGATTGCCGTAGAGAACTATAAGGGAATGGAATTCCTTGATCCGGTGAAGACAGCCAACAAATTGGCTGAACAGCTCCGGTCACAACATAAATGTGACATGGTGATTTGCCTCTCCCACCTGGGTTACCCGCAGGACCTCATGTTAGCAGAATCAACCCGAAATATCGATCTGATCATCGGCGGGCACAGCCACACCTATATGAAAGAGCCGGAAATACGCAAAAACCTGGATAATAAGGAGGTAATGATCTACCAGACCAACGGTCGCGGAATCTATGTAGGGAGAATAGATGTAGAATTGGAGAAAACAAAGCGGTGA